From one Streptomyces sp. CA-210063 genomic stretch:
- a CDS encoding sugar ABC transporter substrate-binding protein — protein sequence MDRTFYPRSRRVAPFFAMAAASALLIAGCSSGSGGKEAEEGGADASAGKADTPKMTVAMVTHAGQGDTFWDIVRKGAQTAADKDNVELIYSNDPNAANQANLVQNAIDQKVDGIAVTLAKPDAMKDVIAKAEKAGIPVVGLNSGMDVWQEQGLLSFFGQDETVAGEAFGRKLNETGAKHAVCVIQEQGNVALEARCAGVKKTFEGETENLYVNGTDMPSVKSTITAKLKQDSSIDEVVTLGAPVALTSVQSVDDAGSKAKVATFDLNKEMTDAIKSGDIEFAVDQQPYLQGYLAVDSLWLYKNNGNYSGGGEEPVLTGPAFVDKDNVDTIAQFAAKGTR from the coding sequence ATGGACCGCACGTTTTATCCCCGCTCCCGTAGAGTGGCCCCCTTCTTCGCGATGGCCGCGGCATCCGCGCTGCTGATAGCCGGCTGCTCCAGCGGTTCCGGCGGCAAGGAGGCCGAGGAGGGCGGGGCGGACGCCTCCGCGGGCAAGGCCGACACCCCCAAGATGACGGTCGCGATGGTGACCCACGCCGGCCAGGGCGACACCTTCTGGGACATCGTCCGCAAGGGCGCCCAGACGGCCGCCGACAAGGACAACGTCGAGCTGATCTACTCGAACGACCCGAACGCGGCCAACCAGGCCAACCTCGTCCAGAACGCGATCGACCAGAAGGTCGACGGCATCGCCGTCACCCTCGCCAAGCCGGACGCGATGAAGGACGTCATCGCCAAGGCGGAGAAGGCCGGCATCCCCGTCGTGGGCCTCAACTCCGGTATGGATGTGTGGCAGGAGCAGGGTCTGCTCTCCTTCTTCGGCCAGGACGAGACCGTCGCCGGCGAGGCCTTCGGCAGGAAGCTCAACGAGACCGGCGCCAAGCACGCGGTCTGCGTGATCCAGGAGCAGGGCAACGTCGCCCTTGAGGCCCGCTGCGCCGGCGTGAAGAAGACGTTCGAGGGCGAGACCGAGAACCTCTATGTCAACGGCACGGACATGCCCTCGGTGAAGTCCACCATCACGGCCAAGCTCAAGCAGGACTCCTCCATCGACGAGGTCGTCACCCTGGGCGCCCCGGTCGCCCTGACCTCCGTGCAGTCGGTGGACGACGCGGGCAGCAAGGCGAAGGTCGCGACGTTCGACCTCAACAAGGAGATGACGGACGCCATCAAGTCCGGCGACATCGAGTTCGCCGTCGACCAGCAGCCCTACCTGCAGGGTTACCTGGCCGTGGACTCGCTCTGGCTCTACAAGAACAACGGAAACTACAGCGGCGGTGGCGAGGAGCCGGTGCTGACCGGTCCTGCCTTCGTGGACAAGGACAACGTCGACACGATCGCCCAGTTCGCCGCGAAGGGCACCCGGTGA
- the iolD gene encoding 3D-(3,5/4)-trihydroxycyclohexane-1,2-dione acylhydrolase (decyclizing) has protein sequence MSQPTRRLTVAQALVRFLSAQYTERDGVRHRLIAGTWGIFGHGNVAGLGQALLEAGEETMPFHQGRNEQSMVHAAVGYARQLNRLSAQAVTTSIGPGATNLVTGAALATINRLPVLLLPGDYFATRTADPLLQQLEHPTEADVSVNDTLRPVSRYFDRITRPEALIPAALNAMRVLADPADTGAVTLALPQDVQAEAYDWPEEFFAERVWTVRRPAPDPVELAQAVRAIRAARRPLIVAGGGIHHSEAEDALKALVDATGIPVASTQAGKGSLRYDHPADLGGIGHTGTAVCDDIARTADLIIGVGTRYTDFTTASHTLFQAPDVRFVNLNITAFDAHKLAARTVVCDARSGLTALAEALDGHRVSEAYEAEYRAGKERWEQIVEAAYTPADEHAVPTQSQVLGALDAVVGDEDVVINAAGSLPGDLHKLWRARSPRQYHLEYGYSCMGYEIPAGIGVQQAAPGTAVWSLVGDGTYLMMPTEIVTAVQEGLPVNLVLIQNHGYASIGGLSESVGGERFGTAYRYRADDGTFSGAPLPVDLAANAASLGMDVIRAKTVRELREALAAARASDRPTCVYIETDPTPTAPPAEAWWDVPVAETAARPAAVEARATYDREVANRRRHL, from the coding sequence ATGTCCCAGCCCACCCGCCGTCTGACCGTCGCCCAGGCGCTGGTGCGGTTCCTGTCCGCGCAGTACACCGAGCGCGACGGCGTACGCCACCGGCTGATCGCCGGGACCTGGGGCATCTTCGGCCACGGCAATGTCGCGGGGCTCGGCCAGGCCCTCCTGGAGGCCGGCGAGGAGACGATGCCGTTCCACCAGGGCCGCAACGAGCAGTCCATGGTGCATGCCGCCGTCGGCTACGCCCGTCAGCTGAACCGCCTCTCCGCCCAGGCGGTCACCACCTCCATCGGCCCCGGCGCCACCAACCTGGTCACCGGCGCCGCCCTGGCCACCATCAACCGGCTGCCCGTCCTCCTCCTGCCCGGCGACTACTTCGCGACCCGCACCGCCGACCCGCTGCTCCAGCAACTGGAGCACCCCACCGAGGCCGACGTCTCGGTCAACGACACCCTGCGTCCGGTCTCCCGCTACTTCGACCGGATCACCCGCCCGGAGGCCCTGATCCCGGCCGCCCTCAACGCCATGCGGGTCCTCGCCGACCCGGCCGACACCGGCGCCGTCACCCTCGCCCTCCCGCAGGACGTCCAGGCGGAGGCGTACGACTGGCCGGAGGAGTTCTTCGCCGAGCGCGTGTGGACCGTACGGCGTCCCGCGCCCGACCCGGTCGAGCTGGCCCAAGCCGTACGAGCCATCCGTGCCGCCCGGCGTCCGCTCATCGTCGCGGGCGGCGGCATCCACCACAGCGAGGCCGAAGACGCCCTGAAGGCGCTGGTCGACGCCACGGGCATCCCGGTCGCGTCCACCCAGGCGGGCAAGGGGTCCCTGCGGTACGACCACCCGGCCGACCTCGGCGGCATCGGCCACACCGGCACGGCGGTCTGCGACGACATCGCCCGCACCGCCGACCTGATCATCGGCGTCGGCACCCGCTACACCGACTTCACCACCGCCTCCCACACCCTCTTCCAGGCCCCGGACGTCCGTTTCGTCAACCTCAACATCACCGCCTTCGACGCCCACAAGCTGGCCGCCCGCACGGTGGTCTGCGACGCCCGGTCCGGTCTCACGGCCCTCGCCGAGGCATTGGACGGCCACCGCGTGAGCGAGGCGTACGAGGCCGAGTACCGGGCCGGCAAGGAGCGCTGGGAGCAGATCGTCGAGGCCGCCTACACCCCGGCCGACGAACACGCCGTACCCACGCAGAGCCAGGTCCTCGGCGCGCTCGACGCGGTCGTCGGTGACGAGGACGTCGTCATCAACGCGGCCGGTTCGCTCCCCGGCGACCTGCACAAGCTGTGGCGCGCCCGCAGCCCCCGCCAGTACCACCTCGAATACGGCTACTCCTGCATGGGCTACGAGATCCCCGCCGGGATCGGTGTCCAGCAGGCGGCGCCCGGCACGGCCGTCTGGTCGCTGGTCGGGGACGGCACGTATCTGATGATGCCGACGGAGATCGTGACGGCCGTCCAGGAGGGCCTGCCCGTCAACCTGGTCCTCATCCAGAACCACGGCTACGCCTCCATCGGCGGCCTCTCCGAGTCGGTCGGCGGAGAACGCTTCGGCACCGCCTACCGCTACCGCGCCGACGACGGCACGTTCTCCGGCGCCCCGCTCCCGGTGGACCTCGCCGCCAACGCGGCCAGCCTCGGCATGGACGTCATCCGCGCCAAGACCGTGCGGGAACTACGCGAAGCCCTGGCCGCGGCCCGCGCCTCCGACCGTCCCACCTGTGTGTACATCGAGACCGACCCGACGCCCACCGCTCCCCCGGCCGAGGCCTGGTGGGACGTCCCGGTCGCGGAGACCGCCGCCCGCCCGGCGGCCGTCGAGGCGCGCGCGACGTACGACCGGGAGGTGGCCAACCGGCGCCGCCACCTCTGA
- a CDS encoding GntR family transcriptional regulator — protein sequence MGVTSATTGSTGSLGLSVDRSSPVPLYYQLARQLESAIEHGALGPGSLLGNEIELAGRLGLSRPTVRQAIQSLVDKGLLVRRRGVGTQVVHSQVKRPLELSSLYDDLEEAGLQPTTKVLLSEIRRASAEVAAALGIAEGAEVHLFERLRLTHGQPVAFLSNFVPAGLLDLDTERLESTGLYRMMRNAGITLHSAHQSVGARIATPEEAERLGEPEGAALLTMQRTAYDDTGRAVEYGTHVYRASRYSFDFQLLVRS from the coding sequence ATGGGCGTGACCAGCGCGACTACGGGGAGTACAGGGAGTCTCGGCCTCAGCGTCGACCGGAGCAGCCCGGTGCCGCTGTACTACCAGCTGGCCCGGCAGCTGGAGTCGGCGATCGAGCACGGTGCGCTCGGCCCGGGCAGCCTGCTGGGCAACGAGATCGAGCTCGCGGGCCGGCTCGGCCTGTCCCGGCCGACCGTGCGGCAGGCCATCCAGTCGCTCGTCGACAAGGGCCTGCTCGTCCGCCGCCGGGGCGTCGGCACGCAGGTGGTGCACAGCCAGGTCAAACGGCCGCTGGAACTGAGCAGCCTGTACGACGACCTGGAGGAGGCCGGCCTGCAGCCCACGACCAAGGTGCTGCTGAGCGAGATCCGGCGGGCCTCCGCCGAGGTCGCGGCCGCCCTGGGCATCGCCGAGGGCGCCGAGGTGCACCTCTTCGAACGGCTGCGTCTCACGCACGGCCAGCCGGTGGCGTTCCTGTCGAACTTCGTCCCGGCCGGGCTGCTGGACCTCGACACCGAACGCCTGGAGTCGACGGGCCTGTACCGGATGATGCGCAACGCCGGCATCACCCTGCACAGCGCCCACCAGAGCGTCGGCGCCCGTATCGCCACCCCCGAGGAGGCCGAGCGCCTCGGCGAACCGGAGGGCGCCGCACTCCTCACCATGCAGCGCACGGCGTACGACGACACCGGGCGCGCCGTCGAGTACGGCACCCATGTCTACCGGGCCTCGCGCTACTCCTTCGACTTCCAGCTGCTCGTCCGCAGCTGA
- a CDS encoding Gfo/Idh/MocA family protein — protein sequence MVSALGVAVVGFGWMGRVHTQAYARVPHHFPQLPVRPELVTVVEEVPGRAEEAAERFGFASTARDWREVAADPRIQAVSITAPNFLHREIGIAMAEAGKHIWIEKPVGLTAADARAVADAVAKAGVQGTVGFNYRNAPAVAAARELIAAGEIGTVTHVRIRLFSDYAAHPEGALTWRYERERGGSGVLGDLASHGVDLARFLLGDLASLTADTAIFVPERARPTGATAGHTRASGGELGPVENEDYVNCLLRFASGARGVLEACRVSVGEQNNYGFEIHGTEGALFWDFRRMGELGVSKGDAYQDQSVHTLFVGPGHGAYAAFQPGSANAMGYDDLKVVEAYNFLRSVAEGTPHGTTLADAVHSATALDAMSRSAETGAWVNL from the coding sequence ATGGTGAGTGCGCTCGGTGTCGCGGTCGTGGGGTTCGGCTGGATGGGACGGGTGCACACCCAGGCGTACGCCCGCGTGCCGCACCACTTCCCGCAGCTGCCTGTACGGCCCGAGCTGGTCACGGTCGTCGAGGAGGTGCCCGGTCGCGCCGAGGAGGCGGCCGAGCGGTTCGGGTTCGCCTCGACCGCCCGGGACTGGCGTGAGGTGGCCGCCGACCCCCGGATCCAGGCGGTCAGCATCACCGCGCCGAACTTCCTGCACCGGGAGATCGGCATCGCCATGGCCGAGGCGGGCAAGCACATCTGGATCGAGAAGCCGGTCGGGCTCACCGCCGCCGACGCCCGGGCCGTGGCCGACGCCGTCGCCAAGGCCGGCGTCCAGGGCACGGTCGGCTTCAACTACCGCAACGCGCCCGCCGTCGCCGCCGCCCGCGAGCTCATCGCCGCCGGTGAGATCGGCACGGTCACGCACGTCCGGATCCGTCTCTTCAGCGACTACGCCGCCCACCCCGAGGGCGCTCTGACCTGGCGGTACGAGCGTGAGCGCGGCGGGAGCGGCGTCCTCGGCGACCTCGCCTCGCACGGCGTGGACCTCGCCCGTTTCCTGCTCGGCGACCTCGCCTCCCTCACCGCCGACACCGCGATCTTCGTCCCCGAGCGGGCCCGGCCCACCGGCGCCACCGCCGGGCACACCCGCGCCTCGGGCGGCGAGCTGGGCCCCGTCGAGAACGAGGACTACGTCAACTGCCTGCTCCGCTTCGCCTCCGGCGCCCGCGGCGTGCTGGAGGCCTGCCGGGTCTCCGTCGGCGAGCAGAACAACTACGGCTTCGAGATCCACGGCACCGAGGGCGCCCTCTTCTGGGATTTCCGCCGTATGGGTGAACTGGGCGTCAGCAAGGGTGACGCCTACCAGGACCAGTCCGTCCACACCCTCTTCGTCGGCCCCGGCCACGGTGCGTACGCCGCGTTCCAGCCGGGCTCCGCCAACGCCATGGGCTACGACGACCTCAAGGTGGTCGAGGCGTACAACTTCCTGCGCTCCGTCGCCGAGGGCACCCCGCACGGCACCACCCTGGCCGACGCCGTGCACAGCGCCACCGCGCTGGACGCCATGAGCCGCTCCGCCGAAACCGGGGCGTGGGTGAACCTCTGA
- a CDS encoding LacI family DNA-binding transcriptional regulator, whose translation MRPPTIRDVAERAGVSKSLVSLVLRGSDQVRAEKREAVLTAVDELGYRPNAAARSLSERRTRTVGVLLNDMRNPWFVELLDGLNSRLHDNGLRMLLADGHLNRRLGEDLTHTFTELRVDGLIAVGTLPPSEALRTAAGLIPTVVAGAREPTLPHVDVVAGDDQHGARLATEHLIGLGHRRIAHIAGEGVVGALRRRSFETVMREHGLADTAAVERGDLTEEGGYRATVRLLSLPQRPTAIVAFNDMACVGALSAAEELGLKVPRDLSLVGYDNTYVSRLRHLWLTTVDNASHDVGRGAAQCLLDRIADPTRPAKVVLTTPTLEVRGTTGPPPDH comes from the coding sequence ATGAGACCTCCGACCATCCGGGATGTCGCCGAGCGGGCCGGCGTGTCGAAGTCACTGGTCTCCCTGGTGCTGCGCGGCTCCGACCAGGTGCGCGCCGAGAAGCGGGAGGCCGTGCTGACGGCCGTGGACGAGCTGGGCTACCGGCCGAACGCCGCAGCGCGCAGCCTTAGCGAGCGCCGCACGCGCACGGTCGGCGTCCTCCTCAACGACATGCGCAACCCCTGGTTCGTCGAGCTGCTGGACGGCCTCAACTCCCGGCTGCACGACAACGGTCTGCGCATGCTCCTGGCCGACGGCCATCTCAACCGGCGGCTCGGCGAGGACCTCACCCACACCTTCACCGAACTGCGGGTCGACGGTCTGATCGCGGTCGGCACCCTGCCCCCGTCCGAGGCCCTGCGCACGGCGGCCGGGCTCATCCCGACCGTGGTCGCGGGCGCCCGCGAGCCCACCCTCCCCCATGTGGACGTCGTCGCGGGCGACGACCAGCACGGCGCCCGCCTCGCCACCGAGCACCTCATCGGCCTCGGGCACCGGCGTATCGCGCACATCGCGGGTGAAGGCGTGGTCGGCGCGCTGCGCCGCCGCAGCTTCGAGACGGTCATGCGCGAGCACGGGCTGGCCGACACGGCGGCCGTCGAGCGTGGCGACCTGACGGAGGAGGGCGGCTACCGCGCCACGGTCCGGCTGCTCAGCCTTCCCCAGCGCCCCACCGCCATCGTGGCGTTCAACGACATGGCCTGCGTGGGCGCCCTCTCCGCCGCCGAGGAGCTGGGCCTGAAGGTGCCGCGCGACCTCTCCCTCGTGGGCTACGACAACACGTACGTCTCACGCCTGCGCCACCTCTGGCTCACCACCGTGGACAACGCCAGCCACGACGTCGGCCGCGGCGCCGCCCAGTGCCTGCTCGACCGCATCGCCGACCCGACCCGCCCCGCCAAGGTCGTCCTGACCACACCGACCCTGGAGGTCCGCGGCACGACGGGCCCGCCGCCGGACCACTGA
- a CDS encoding MarR family winged helix-turn-helix transcriptional regulator produces the protein METPQQSRWLTDEEMQIWHVLAGVMVRLPSALDAQLQRDSGISHVEYLVMAMLSQTDERTLRMSELAAYAGSSLSRLSHLVKRLEKSEWVRRAPDPSDGRYTLAILTDAGYAKVVESAPGHADAVRRYVFDVLSKTQQRQLRDIGRRIWQTVAPDDHCLLPPN, from the coding sequence ATGGAGACACCGCAGCAGTCGCGTTGGCTGACCGATGAGGAGATGCAGATCTGGCACGTGCTCGCCGGGGTGATGGTCAGACTCCCGAGCGCGCTCGACGCGCAGCTGCAGCGGGATTCGGGGATCAGTCACGTGGAGTACCTGGTGATGGCGATGCTGTCCCAGACCGACGAACGCACCCTGCGGATGAGCGAATTGGCCGCCTACGCCGGTTCGTCGCTGTCCCGGCTGTCCCATCTCGTGAAGCGGCTGGAGAAGAGCGAATGGGTGCGCCGTGCGCCGGACCCCTCCGACGGGCGCTACACGCTGGCCATCCTCACGGACGCCGGATACGCCAAGGTCGTCGAGAGCGCGCCGGGCCACGCCGACGCCGTACGGCGCTATGTGTTCGACGTGCTCAGCAAGACGCAGCAGCGGCAGTTGCGGGACATCGGGCGGCGCATCTGGCAGACCGTCGCACCGGACGATCACTGCCTGTTGCCGCCGAACTGA
- a CDS encoding DoxX family protein: protein MNITLWIIASLLASAFLAAGLMKTTQSKEKLAASGMTWAEEFSPGMVKTIGALEALGAVGLILPAVLDIAPVFVPLAATGLVVTMLGAAAFHLRRKETKETVPSLVLLVLAAVVAWGRFGPYAF, encoded by the coding sequence ATGAACATCACCCTCTGGATCATCGCGAGCCTCCTCGCGTCCGCCTTCCTCGCCGCCGGCCTGATGAAGACCACCCAGTCCAAGGAGAAGCTGGCGGCCTCGGGCATGACCTGGGCCGAGGAGTTCTCCCCGGGCATGGTCAAGACCATCGGCGCGCTGGAGGCCTTGGGCGCTGTCGGCCTGATCCTTCCGGCCGTCCTCGACATAGCCCCGGTGTTCGTCCCGCTCGCGGCGACCGGCCTCGTCGTCACGATGCTCGGCGCGGCCGCCTTCCATCTCCGCCGCAAGGAGACCAAGGAGACCGTCCCGAGTCTGGTGCTGCTGGTCCTGGCGGCCGTGGTGGCCTGGGGACGGTTCGGGCCGTACGCGTTCTGA
- a CDS encoding ankyrin repeat domain-containing protein → MNRRRWKKLSARLTLAASGGDHRVVGQLLRSKLHPDTADAEGTTPLYAASVHGSTAAVRRLLAGGASPDLESGHGTEGTPLCAAACWGHTETVRALLAHGADPDLREDHGTGWSPLDWAEHGSHTETAALLRAAGARPREGAP, encoded by the coding sequence GTGAACAGACGGCGGTGGAAGAAGCTGTCGGCTCGGCTGACTCTGGCCGCGAGTGGCGGTGACCATCGCGTCGTCGGCCAGTTGCTGCGGTCCAAGCTGCACCCGGACACGGCGGACGCCGAGGGCACGACACCGCTGTACGCGGCGTCCGTCCACGGTTCCACCGCCGCGGTCCGGCGTCTGCTGGCCGGCGGGGCCTCGCCCGACCTGGAGAGCGGACACGGCACGGAAGGCACACCGCTGTGCGCGGCCGCGTGCTGGGGCCACACCGAGACGGTCCGCGCACTGCTCGCCCACGGCGCCGACCCCGACCTCCGTGAGGACCACGGCACGGGCTGGTCGCCCCTCGACTGGGCGGAGCACGGCTCCCACACGGAAACGGCGGCCCTGCTGCGCGCCGCGGGGGCCCGCCCGCGCGAGGGGGCCCCGTGA
- a CDS encoding carbohydrate ABC transporter permease, producing the protein MTTTTTTSTPVARKPIAWRRVALHIGCLAALLVMLYPLAWLLATSVKPANEVIASLDLLPSRLEWSNYETALDGVNDVSVGRLLGNSLLIAGGAVVGNVLSCSLAAYAFARLRFRFRGPLFAFMIATIMLPHHAVLIPQYIIFNQLGMVNTYWPLILPKFLATEAFFVFLIVQFMRGLPRELEEAARIDGCGPFRSFFLVILPLTRPALITTAIFTFIWTWNDFFTQLIYLFSPEKFTLTLALRSFVDASSTSAFGPMFAMSVIALLPIVLFFLAFQRFLVEGMANSGIKG; encoded by the coding sequence ATGACCACCACCACGACCACCTCGACTCCCGTCGCCCGCAAGCCGATCGCGTGGCGACGTGTGGCCCTGCACATCGGCTGCCTGGCCGCGCTCCTCGTCATGCTGTACCCGCTGGCCTGGCTCCTCGCGACCTCCGTGAAGCCGGCGAACGAGGTCATCGCCAGCCTCGACCTGCTGCCCAGCCGTTTGGAATGGTCCAACTACGAGACGGCGCTCGACGGCGTGAACGACGTGTCGGTCGGCCGACTGCTCGGCAACTCACTGCTGATCGCCGGCGGCGCGGTCGTCGGGAACGTCCTGTCCTGCTCTCTGGCCGCGTATGCCTTCGCCCGCCTGCGATTCCGCTTCCGTGGACCGCTCTTCGCCTTCATGATCGCGACGATCATGCTGCCGCATCACGCCGTGCTGATCCCGCAGTACATCATCTTCAACCAGCTCGGCATGGTGAACACCTACTGGCCCCTGATCCTGCCGAAATTCCTCGCGACGGAGGCCTTTTTCGTCTTCCTCATCGTGCAGTTCATGCGCGGACTGCCGAGGGAACTGGAGGAGGCGGCACGGATCGACGGATGTGGACCGTTCCGGAGTTTCTTCCTGGTGATTCTTCCGCTGACCAGGCCCGCCCTGATCACCACCGCGATCTTCACCTTCATCTGGACCTGGAACGATTTCTTCACCCAGCTGATCTACCTCTTCTCGCCCGAGAAGTTCACCCTGACCCTGGCCCTCAGGTCCTTCGTCGACGCGTCGAGCACCTCGGCCTTCGGCCCGATGTTCGCCATGTCGGTGATCGCCCTCCTCCCGATCGTGCTGTTCTTCCTCGCCTTCCAGCGATTCCTGGTGGAGGGCATGGCCAACTCCGGGATCAAGGGATGA
- a CDS encoding carbohydrate ABC transporter permease, with product MTTTQLPTTARQKGVVPTGGPARRRRREGAAWVFLSPWVLGACVLTLLPMAVSLYLSFTDYDLFNAPNWVGLRNYTQMFTEDPRYWRSVVATLTYVVIAVPLQLALALLVALALKNMRRGRGFYRSAFYAPSLLGASMSIALVWRAIFNDGGTVDNLLGTGGWVNRPGWALLAVALLTVWQFGAPMVIFLAGLQQIPGELYEAAEVDGAGTWRRFASITVPMLSPVIFFNLVLQTIQAFQVFTPAFAISAGKGGPADSTLFYTLYLYDRGFVASHMGYASAMAWVLLLAIGAVTAILFRTSRSWVFYASEGDR from the coding sequence ATGACCACCACGCAATTGCCGACCACCGCACGCCAAAAGGGAGTTGTCCCGACCGGCGGACCCGCCCGGCGACGCCGCCGCGAGGGCGCGGCCTGGGTGTTCCTGTCCCCCTGGGTGCTCGGGGCCTGCGTCCTGACCCTGCTCCCGATGGCCGTCTCGCTCTACCTCTCCTTCACCGACTACGACCTGTTCAACGCCCCCAACTGGGTGGGCCTGCGCAACTACACCCAGATGTTCACCGAGGACCCGCGCTACTGGCGCTCGGTGGTGGCGACCCTGACGTACGTCGTCATCGCCGTACCGCTCCAACTGGCCCTCGCCCTCCTGGTGGCCCTGGCCCTGAAGAACATGAGGCGCGGCCGGGGCTTCTACCGCTCCGCCTTCTACGCCCCCTCGCTCCTCGGCGCCTCCATGTCCATCGCCCTGGTCTGGCGGGCGATCTTCAACGACGGCGGCACCGTCGACAACCTCCTCGGCACCGGCGGCTGGGTCAACCGGCCCGGCTGGGCCCTGCTCGCGGTGGCCCTGCTCACGGTGTGGCAGTTCGGCGCCCCGATGGTCATCTTCCTCGCCGGACTCCAGCAGATCCCGGGGGAGTTGTACGAGGCGGCCGAGGTGGACGGGGCGGGCACCTGGCGCCGGTTCGCGTCGATCACGGTGCCGATGCTGTCGCCCGTGATCTTCTTCAACCTGGTCCTCCAGACCATCCAGGCCTTCCAGGTCTTCACCCCGGCCTTCGCGATCAGCGCCGGCAAGGGCGGCCCCGCCGACTCCACGCTCTTCTACACCCTCTACCTCTACGACCGGGGCTTCGTCGCCTCCCACATGGGCTACGCCTCCGCCATGGCCTGGGTTCTGCTGCTGGCCATCGGCGCGGTCACCGCGATCCTGTTCCGCACGTCCCGCTCCTGGGTCTTCTACGCCTCCGAGGGGGACCGATGA
- a CDS encoding ABC transporter substrate-binding protein: protein MPGNRTRKSCATAVVLALCAALAGCSGTDEATGVGGKAVLRYTWWGNPDRAARTQAAVELFEKQNPGIDVQTSFAGYEAYKQKLATQAAGGDAPDVMQLDYRMIDQYASGGVLLDLAEQRSALDTGEFEPGLLATGKVDGKQYAVPQGRGTETMVYDTEKWQAAGVEPPRVGWTWSEWADAMRKVAEETGVPGGTDPGQSEDAFEVWLRGQGKSLYTGDGQLGFDADDLTRWWSFTDTLRREGVVSSAEQTTQIDGTVENTPLGRGKAASDVNWDAPASGYLALVPTGISLAPMPAGEDGTPGQYFKPSMFMGVAADSGHPEESARLIDFMLNDREAAKILGATRGIPVNESIREDIAADLKDFDKTIYDYQATVEGKLNPPPQAPPSGDSALQTTFQRDYDQVSYERMSPREAAENYITEAKAELRS from the coding sequence AGTCCTGCGCGACGGCCGTGGTCCTCGCCCTCTGCGCGGCGCTCGCGGGCTGCTCGGGCACGGACGAGGCGACCGGCGTGGGCGGCAAGGCGGTCCTGCGGTACACCTGGTGGGGCAATCCGGACCGGGCGGCCAGAACCCAGGCGGCCGTCGAGCTCTTCGAGAAGCAGAACCCGGGGATCGACGTCCAGACCTCCTTCGCCGGCTACGAGGCCTACAAGCAGAAGCTCGCCACCCAGGCCGCCGGCGGCGACGCGCCCGACGTCATGCAGCTCGACTACCGGATGATCGACCAGTACGCCTCCGGGGGTGTCCTCCTCGACCTCGCCGAACAGCGATCCGCCCTGGACACCGGTGAGTTCGAGCCGGGACTCCTCGCCACCGGCAAGGTGGACGGCAAGCAGTACGCCGTACCGCAGGGTCGCGGCACCGAGACCATGGTGTACGACACGGAGAAGTGGCAGGCCGCCGGCGTCGAACCGCCCCGGGTGGGCTGGACCTGGAGCGAATGGGCCGACGCCATGCGGAAGGTGGCGGAGGAGACGGGGGTGCCCGGCGGCACCGACCCCGGCCAGAGCGAGGACGCCTTCGAGGTCTGGCTGCGCGGCCAGGGCAAGTCCCTGTACACCGGCGACGGGCAACTCGGCTTCGACGCCGACGACTTGACCCGCTGGTGGAGCTTCACCGACACACTGCGCCGCGAGGGCGTCGTCTCGTCCGCCGAGCAGACCACCCAGATCGACGGCACGGTCGAGAACACGCCGCTCGGCCGGGGCAAGGCCGCCTCCGACGTCAACTGGGACGCTCCCGCCAGCGGTTATCTCGCGCTCGTCCCCACCGGGATCTCCCTCGCCCCCATGCCGGCCGGCGAGGACGGCACACCCGGCCAGTACTTCAAGCCCTCCATGTTCATGGGCGTGGCCGCCGACTCCGGTCACCCCGAGGAATCCGCCCGGCTCATCGACTTCATGCTCAACGACAGGGAGGCCGCGAAGATCCTCGGCGCGACCCGGGGCATCCCCGTCAACGAGTCGATCCGCGAGGACATCGCGGCCGACCTCAAGGACTTCGACAAGACCATCTACGACTACCAGGCCACGGTCGAAGGAAAGCTCAACCCGCCGCCTCAGGCGCCCCCTTCGGGCGACAGCGCACTGCAGACCACCTTCCAGCGCGACTACGACCAGGTGTCGTACGAGCGGATGTCCCCCCGTGAGGCCGCCGAGAACTACATCACCGAGGCGAAGGCGGAGCTGAGGTCATGA